The Chamaesiphon minutus PCC 6605 DNA window TTGTGTGCGTTAAGACAACAAAGGCGGACATTACGCATCCTTAGCACTGACTTCCAACCGTTAGCATGATGGTAGGTAGCAACTTGATTTAGTTAGTGTAAGTCGGTAAATAGGGGTCTCGAACTAGATGCAGACGATAATTAATGTCTGAAATTATGCGATCGTTTTATCCCGATCGCGATTGTAACTAGCAGCGGATAGATAAACTAATAACAATTTAAAAACTAATTCCGATCGATGGCTCGATCGACTCCACATATGGCAAGGTTTTCCCAATCCGCAATCCGCAATCCAAAATCCAAAATGGTATGATGAGTTTTCAAACTGCGCGACCGTATACACTATTGTCGATCGGGGCTGCGCTGATGACGATCGCGCTAAAAACTGGAGCCTATTTTTTAACTGGCTCGGTAGGACTATTATCTGATGCGTTGGAGTCTGGGATCAATTTGGTGGCTGCACTGGCAGCGTTTTGGGCATTATCTTTTGCCGCCACTCCCGCCGATGAAGATCATCCATTTGGACATAATAAGGCCGAATACTTTTCGAGTGGATTGGAAAGTATTTTAATTGTCGTGGCAGCAATTGGGATTGCGGTAGTCGCGGTGGGAAGATTATCTTCGCCGCAACCGCTCGAACAGCTCGGCGTGGGCTTATTTTTGACATTAATTGCTACGGCGATTAATGGTGGCGTTGCCTGGATTTTATTACGAGCGGGAAAGCGACTGCGATCGATTACGCTCCGTGCTGATGCCCATCATTTATTTACAGATGTTTGGACTTCAGGCGGCGTCATTCTCGGCATCTTGCTCGTCAAGCTGACGGGTTGGCTGATTCTCGATCCGATAATTGCCTTATGCGTTGCGGCGAGTATCCTCGTATCGGGAGCAAAACTGCTTCAAGAGACAGGCGCGGGGTTGCTCGATACCTCACTACCACTAGAAGAACGCGATCGCATTACAAATATTTTTAGTAGGTACGAGCCGCAAGGTATCCACTTTCATGCCCTCCGCACGCGAGTATCCGGTTCGCGGCGATTCGTGACGTTTCACGTCTTGGTACCAGGAAGTTGGACGGTGCAACAAGGGCACGATCTCTGTGAAGATGTTGAAGAAGCGATCGTTGAGGCTCTACCAGGTGCTAATGTAGTTTCGCACATGGAACCGCTCGAAGATCCCAAATCCTGGACGGATCTAGAACTCGATCGGTCGATCGATCGATAATCCTAGCTCTATCGCGACAACTATCGCCCGACCCGACGATTTACCCGATTGCTGTGGATTTAATCGGATGAGCTGGAATGCCGACAACGGTCGTGTTATCTGCCACATTTTTAGTGACGATAGCACCAGCACCAATCTTACAGTTTGAACCAACTTTTACTCCTGGCAAGATCGCGGCATTCGCACCGATTTCGGTACAATCGCCAATCCTACTTTTTCCCAGCACTTTGGCACCAGGAGATATTGCACAGTATCGACCGATGCTGGCATCATGGCTAACGATCGCCGCTTTGTTGAGCAAAGTTCCATTACCAATCCGCACATTGCATGTGATGGTCGCATGGGAGAGAATACATACCCCATCACCGATATTATTATCAAATTTTCCAATCAGAGCATAATTTGAAATAATTGAGCATGGCTTCCCACCGATAGAGACCAGCTCTTGGAAAAGTTTTTTACGAATTGCAGCACTTCCCACCCCAAGGGCAAAATCAGGTGACTCATTCAAAAAGTGCTCTTTCAAAGCTTCCCATGATTAGATCGCTAGTAATCTCACAGCCCACGTCGTGCTATTCCAAGCAAATCTAACCACAGCAACCGATCGCCGACAGCTTATTTCGATCGATTTATGCTAGAGCCTTACTAATGCTTGCTGATGCTGCATTCGCAAGGCAAGGATATGTTCGCAGGGGCCTTTAAATAGCTTATTTTGCTGGTGCCAATTACAGGTACAATTGGCGGCCACCAATCGCTCATCGCGATCGATCTCGGCAATTGGCTTATATGTCTGCGATCGATATTTTATAGTTCCGGCTAGATGTAATGTCCCGTTAGTATCGACACTCGAACTATCGACTTTGACGACTTTATTCGTGATAAATTCGCTGGCGGCTGATTCGCGATCGTTGGCAAATCTCAATCGATCGATCGGCAATGGTTCTTGAGTTAATTCGCGGACGCGATAGACTTGTTTATTCAGATCGTAAATCGCTCGTCCGGCTTGAGTATAGGCACTCAAGGCACCTAAAACGACACTGCGATCGAGTTTCAATCTTTTAGCCAGATCGTCAGGCGATTCGAGCCAATTTTCTTGCAATCCGGCGAATACTTTTTGCTTCGTCCAATCATCGACAGTGTCGCGGGGAGCCATCAGATCGAAATTTCCGGCTTTTGCCCAGTCATTTGCCGTCCAGCCGGATAAACCCAGGGTGAAGGATAAATCGTGAAGATCGGCGACGTAAAAGGAGGGTAAACCCGTGCCTAATAAGTGAACGGTGAACTTCTTAGCGACGGGAATCAAGCGTTCTAAAATCAACAATCGGCGGCGTCCCCAAACGCGAATTTCTTCGGGTTTATTGCCGTGGTAGAAGGATCGATCGCAAACTACTTCGAGATTCCACGGCTCGAAAATGACGCGGACTGGTTCGCCCGGTTTGAGGATATATTTCATGCTCCGAGGGCCATGTTTTTCCTTGCGGCGGCGGAGGACGAAGCAAAGATTGTAGATATCCATCGGATGGAGATCGAAGCTAATTGCGGGCAAGGACATCGCTGAATTGACTTGCAAGAAGCCGCGTACCCACGTATCGGGTAAATCGATTTTCACCTCTTTATAAGCCACCTCGCCCGCAGTTTGAACGCCAAAACCGGAGGGATCTACTTCAAAAACGGTGGATTTATAGGTGCGGATTTTTTGGAATTCGTCGTAAAGTGCGGCGGAATAATCGACATTTGTCGTCCCGCACGCAAAGTCGCCGACGTTTTTAAAAACCTCATAGCTGGCACCGAGCCGCCCGTAGCTAGATTCATCTTGGCTGAAACACTCGAAGAATACTTCGTCGGGATGGACGGTAATCACCGGATCGAGGACGAACCAAGCATCGCGATCTTTTTGGTACAGGTAGTCGAAATAGCGGCGCACGGATTTGTAGTATCCGCTCGATCGCTCGGAGCTACGACGGCGTAATTCGCTCATTTCGGCATCGAGTTCTCGCAGTCTGTCAGTCACGGTTTGCCGCTGGGTGGCGATGAGTTGCCAGTCGATCTCATTGCGTTGCGCTGCCCATTCTTTATAGGCGGTTTTATCTTTGGGCTGAAATCGCAAGTCGGAGACTACGACATCGTGCAGCGCGCTTATCGCTTCGCGGAAGGCGATATTTTGCCGCAGTTCGCCGCGAAAATAAGTCGGCGTGCGGGTGACATCGGGAGCGAAGGACATATTCGTGCGATCGCCATTGCTGGAGATGCTACTGTTGCCGGGATAACTATAGTTAAATTCCATCGATCTAGTTACATGGGAAACACAACGCAAAGCTTAAATACTATTGTACTATGCCATCTGCAAATTGTCAGCTTGTATCGATCGCATTACGGATTATGAAACCTTGCCTATATCTACTTCAGACGGAGTTCGATGCGATCGTTGAGATAGTTTTTCCGAGTATTCCAGTCTGGCAAAATGCTCTCTAATAGTTTGTAAAAACTAGCAGAATGATTGGGAAACCGGAGATGACAGAGTTCGTGAATTATCACATAGTCAATGCAATCTTTTGGTGCGCTAACTAAGAGGGGGTTGAGGAATATTTTACCATTTGGGGTGCAGCTTCCCCAGCGTTTGGACATAATGCGAAGTTCAAAGCCAATTTTTTCTGGAATAATTCCATAAATAGCAACTAATTTGGTGCAGTATTGGTAACGTTCGCTAAATATTGTCATCGCTCGATCGCGAAACCAATTAGAAATGGATCTTTCGACATGTTCTCTGTCAAATGGTGTGGGCGTATTAACTTCCAATCTACCTTGCCACAGCCGGATTTTTTCAACTGAACTTTCAATTAGTTTTAGCCGATATTGACGACCTAAATAGCGATAACCTTCGCCTGAGACGCATTCGGGGGCGGGTAAAGGTGGGGCATATTTGGTAAATTGGCGTTGTTGTTTGGCAATCCAGGCGGCGCGATGAATGACTTTGGATTCGATCGATTGCAAGGTCTCATTGGTAGGAGCTTTGACAATAATACTACTATCTGGATGAACTTCG harbors:
- a CDS encoding SWIM zinc finger family protein encodes the protein MEFNYSYPGNSSISSNGDRTNMSFAPDVTRTPTYFRGELRQNIAFREAISALHDVVVSDLRFQPKDKTAYKEWAAQRNEIDWQLIATQRQTVTDRLRELDAEMSELRRRSSERSSGYYKSVRRYFDYLYQKDRDAWFVLDPVITVHPDEVFFECFSQDESSYGRLGASYEVFKNVGDFACGTTNVDYSAALYDEFQKIRTYKSTVFEVDPSGFGVQTAGEVAYKEVKIDLPDTWVRGFLQVNSAMSLPAISFDLHPMDIYNLCFVLRRRKEKHGPRSMKYILKPGEPVRVIFEPWNLEVVCDRSFYHGNKPEEIRVWGRRRLLILERLIPVAKKFTVHLLGTGLPSFYVADLHDLSFTLGLSGWTANDWAKAGNFDLMAPRDTVDDWTKQKVFAGLQENWLESPDDLAKRLKLDRSVVLGALSAYTQAGRAIYDLNKQVYRVRELTQEPLPIDRLRFANDRESAASEFITNKVVKVDSSSVDTNGTLHLAGTIKYRSQTYKPIAEIDRDERLVAANCTCNWHQQNKLFKGPCEHILALRMQHQQALVRL
- a CDS encoding M48 family metallopeptidase; translated protein: MKSTEIHRVPYGSQNITFALEYSPRKTLAIEVHPDSSIIVKAPTNETLQSIESKVIHRAAWIAKQQRQFTKYAPPLPAPECVSGEGYRYLGRQYRLKLIESSVEKIRLWQGRLEVNTPTPFDREHVERSISNWFRDRAMTIFSERYQYCTKLVAIYGIIPEKIGFELRIMSKRWGSCTPNGKIFLNPLLVSAPKDCIDYVIIHELCHLRFPNHSASFYKLLESILPDWNTRKNYLNDRIELRLK
- a CDS encoding cation diffusion facilitator family transporter codes for the protein MSFQTARPYTLLSIGAALMTIALKTGAYFLTGSVGLLSDALESGINLVAALAAFWALSFAATPADEDHPFGHNKAEYFSSGLESILIVVAAIGIAVVAVGRLSSPQPLEQLGVGLFLTLIATAINGGVAWILLRAGKRLRSITLRADAHHLFTDVWTSGGVILGILLVKLTGWLILDPIIALCVAASILVSGAKLLQETGAGLLDTSLPLEERDRITNIFSRYEPQGIHFHALRTRVSGSRRFVTFHVLVPGSWTVQQGHDLCEDVEEAIVEALPGANVVSHMEPLEDPKSWTDLELDRSIDR
- a CDS encoding DapH/DapD/GlmU-related protein, with translation MKEHFLNESPDFALGVGSAAIRKKLFQELVSIGGKPCSIISNYALIGKFDNNIGDGVCILSHATITCNVRIGNGTLLNKAAIVSHDASIGRYCAISPGAKVLGKSRIGDCTEIGANAAILPGVKVGSNCKIGAGAIVTKNVADNTTVVGIPAHPIKSTAIG